A section of the Leptotrichia sp. HSP-342 genome encodes:
- a CDS encoding Cof-type HAD-IIB family hydrolase: MNNIKAIFMDLDGTVLTSEHKVSENLIKKLRELEEKGVKTFIATGRTFISSKPFVEMLGIKNPVINYNGGRVTNPLNNEVIFEKPVEAQDVKELIKVSREKGIHLNLYMDDKLYIENETDEGKKYSESVEIPYYVKNFDEFIGKTSTKALFIAENSILLELKKELEEKLPHINFVFSKPHYLECLNKEVNKGLAIKELLKKYNISPEETMAFGDQWNDLEMLKFVRYGYLMGNATEDLKEKFSDDKITLSNDEDGIYEVIKEL, translated from the coding sequence ATGAATAATATAAAAGCGATATTTATGGATTTGGATGGAACAGTGCTGACAAGTGAGCATAAAGTTTCGGAAAATTTGATAAAAAAATTGAGAGAATTGGAAGAAAAGGGAGTGAAAACATTTATTGCAACTGGGAGAACCTTTATTTCATCAAAGCCTTTTGTGGAAATGCTGGGTATAAAAAATCCAGTAATTAATTATAATGGCGGGAGAGTTACAAATCCGTTAAATAATGAAGTTATCTTTGAAAAACCTGTTGAGGCACAAGATGTTAAGGAACTTATCAAAGTTTCAAGAGAAAAGGGGATTCACTTAAATTTATATATGGATGACAAGTTATATATTGAAAATGAAACAGATGAAGGTAAAAAATATTCAGAAAGCGTGGAAATTCCATATTATGTGAAAAATTTTGACGAATTCATTGGAAAAACTTCTACAAAAGCATTATTTATTGCAGAAAATTCGATTTTACTGGAGTTAAAAAAGGAATTGGAAGAAAAATTGCCACATATTAATTTTGTATTTTCAAAGCCACATTATTTAGAATGCTTGAATAAGGAAGTAAATAAAGGTTTGGCAATAAAGGAACTCTTGAAAAAATATAATATTTCTCCAGAAGAAACAATGGCATTTGGGGATCAGTGGAATGATTTGGAAATGTTGAAGTTTGTGAGATATGGGTATCTTATGGGGAATGCAACAGAAGATCTGAAAGAGAAATTTTCAGATGACAAAATTACTTTGTCAAATGATGAAGATGGGATTTATGAAGTGATAAAAGAACTTTAG
- a CDS encoding cysteine desulfurase family protein: MKIVYLDNAATTKMSDKVIEEMTKSFSENYGNPSSVHSLGQRAKSAVERARHIVAQNLKVETTEIVFTSGGAEGNNLAIRGFLKANNDKGKHIITSKIEHSTILKTFEQLENEGYEVSYISVDENGVVDIEELKQELREDTALVSIMFVNNETGVIQPIKEIGEILAERNIFFHTDAVQAIGKLKILPKDLKINALTATAHKFYGPKGAGFVFIDKKYSVEKEIWGGSQERNRRAGTENVHGILGLGVALEEVYENLEEMSEKEDKLHNYLENKLITEIKKLGKKIRINGEKANRIKTTTNVYIEGVDIQMLLVALDLRGICISGGSACMSGSLENSHVLKAMGLTDEELKGSFRMSIGKDTTIEEIDYFVENLIEVI; the protein is encoded by the coding sequence ATGAAAATAGTGTATTTAGATAATGCTGCAACTACAAAAATGTCGGACAAAGTGATAGAAGAGATGACAAAATCGTTTAGCGAAAATTATGGAAATCCGTCTTCTGTGCATTCATTGGGACAACGTGCAAAATCAGCTGTGGAAAGGGCAAGACATATTGTAGCGCAGAATTTAAAGGTTGAAACAACTGAAATTGTGTTTACATCTGGCGGAGCCGAAGGGAATAATCTTGCAATAAGGGGATTTTTAAAGGCAAACAATGATAAAGGAAAACATATCATAACATCTAAGATTGAGCATTCTACGATTTTAAAAACCTTTGAGCAGCTGGAAAATGAAGGGTATGAAGTTTCGTACATTAGTGTTGATGAGAATGGAGTTGTGGATATTGAGGAGTTAAAACAGGAATTGAGGGAAGATACGGCTCTTGTTTCGATAATGTTTGTGAATAATGAAACTGGGGTTATTCAGCCAATTAAGGAAATTGGGGAAATTTTGGCAGAGAGAAATATATTTTTTCATACAGATGCAGTTCAGGCAATAGGGAAATTGAAAATTTTGCCAAAAGATTTGAAAATAAATGCTTTGACAGCAACCGCTCATAAATTTTATGGGCCTAAGGGAGCAGGATTTGTATTTATTGATAAAAAATATTCGGTTGAAAAGGAAATCTGGGGTGGCTCGCAGGAAAGGAACAGACGGGCTGGAACGGAAAATGTTCACGGAATTTTGGGACTTGGTGTGGCACTTGAGGAAGTTTATGAAAATTTGGAAGAAATGTCGGAAAAAGAAGATAAACTACATAATTATCTAGAAAATAAACTGATAACTGAAATTAAAAAATTAGGTAAAAAAATACGGATAAATGGAGAAAAAGCCAACAGAATAAAAACAACAACGAATGTCTACATAGAAGGAGTGGATATTCAAATGCTGCTGGTAGCACTGGATTTAAGAGGAATCTGTATAAGCGGCGGTTCTGCATGCATGTCAGGCTCGCTTGAAAATTCGCACGTTTTGAAGGCTATGGGACTTACTGATGAGGAATTGAAAGGTTCATTTAGAATGAGTATTGGTAAAGATACGACTATTGAAGAAATAGATTATTTTGTAGAAAATTTAATTGAAGTTATTTAA
- a CDS encoding DUF2207 family protein yields MNKSYIVIIEIVMVILVAVYSISTWYFFGRDPKRKAVVPEFNVPDNISAMFVAYINGERDSKEILKIGILSLILKGYISEVDETGTGNKKYILNKKNRDNLKLRKETLFQEENNLLDVLSENDLFGNKIGIIGFKNRIVHFLEKKYKRMIYKNNYLFFVPVISGIAISIVFILLKLLQGNLESAIIGTMFIFILLEYVHGMSEGILKFLYAAVMLGIIVAVMMYMEIYLGLSLFILGIIFLVYEKAIGKYTVSGRRKMEYIEGLKMYFETAEKNKIDKFETEEEKLNYFNRIFPYIIALKVENEKIGIFKDSLDFLNIMGSYAEAQCYVNEYVDRKFPVFRKKYIFW; encoded by the coding sequence ATGAATAAATCTTATATAGTTATAATTGAGATTGTTATGGTTATACTTGTTGCAGTTTATTCTATCTCAACTTGGTATTTCTTTGGCAGAGATCCGAAAAGAAAGGCAGTTGTTCCTGAATTTAATGTGCCAGATAATATTTCTGCAATGTTTGTAGCTTATATTAATGGCGAGAGAGATTCAAAGGAAATATTGAAAATTGGAATATTGTCGTTAATACTGAAAGGATACATTTCTGAAGTTGATGAAACTGGGACAGGGAATAAAAAGTATATTTTGAATAAGAAAAATAGAGATAATTTGAAATTGAGGAAGGAAACTTTATTTCAAGAGGAAAATAATTTGCTGGATGTTCTTTCGGAAAATGATTTGTTTGGAAATAAAATAGGGATTATTGGATTTAAAAACCGTATTGTACATTTTTTGGAAAAAAAATATAAAAGGATGATTTACAAAAATAATTATTTGTTTTTTGTCCCTGTAATATCTGGAATAGCGATTTCTATAGTTTTTATATTATTGAAATTATTACAAGGGAATCTTGAAAGTGCTATTATTGGTACAATGTTTATATTTATATTGCTTGAGTATGTACATGGGATGTCTGAAGGAATTTTAAAGTTTTTATATGCAGCAGTTATGTTGGGAATAATTGTTGCTGTAATGATGTATATGGAGATTTATTTGGGATTAAGCCTGTTTATTTTGGGAATAATATTTTTGGTTTATGAAAAGGCAATAGGAAAATATACAGTTTCAGGACGGCGAAAAATGGAGTATATTGAAGGTTTAAAAATGTATTTTGAAACTGCGGAGAAAAATAAAATAGATAAATTTGAAACAGAAGAAGAAAAACTTAATTATTTTAATAGAATATTTCCTTATATTATCGCACTTAAAGTGGAAAATGAAAAAATAGGAATTTTTAAGGATTCTTTGGATTTTTTAAATATAATGGGAAGTTATGCTGAAGCTCAATGTTATGTTAATGAGTATGTAGATAGGAAATTTCCGGTTTTTAGAAAAAAATATATTTTTTGGTAA
- a CDS encoding DUF2207 domain-containing protein → MIFQNKKFSILFMFMVMFLFNSSRLDAVILHSEKIRNYEVTVQINKNGTLTVNEVIDYQFGEEFKHGIYRDIPLRSKRFGFDVHKSFIKMNWIKRDGKDEEYTKNHFYEGIRYRIGSETELVNLYKTETIYELNYDIYNAVFEKDGIYQVYYNAIGQFWNVPIEQASVIIRFPDGQKIKKNEIEKLEVYTGSYGEKGENYDILENDEEIHISTKELEAKNGLTFMLNLKTDKISPTLVDKLKIVYLSNPAIIILPFLLLFLTIYSIVTWKFFGKDPQGKSVIPEFNLPKDISPMFAAYINGERDTVEILNAGIFTLLTKGFIVANRVNGEIKYNKESKTAYTQETELAEEERMLLDALSSEKNDIFGSEKRIYNKANSIIEILKDKYHKIIYKNNGSFLVPFYCAAPVFMIFIFSQTNFEIFNPFIILYILITLGSFFHRIWITVSKKLLIGLVIIVILGVSFYQGIEIFVFTTYFVILFIVYAKLIGKYTNEGLRKKEYLKGMKMYIKTAEENQIRKFDNVKELIEYFNGILPFAVALGVKNEAIKLMKKTIKIYNFDINESYINSHTHIYAYSNHSFTNAFSRSYSSGKSKIMSEKFSSSKSGSGGGGFFSGGGFSGGGSGGGGGGSW, encoded by the coding sequence ATGATATTTCAAAATAAAAAATTTTCAATATTATTTATGTTTATGGTAATGTTTTTATTTAATTCAAGCAGGCTTGATGCAGTAATATTGCATAGTGAAAAAATAAGAAATTATGAAGTTACAGTGCAAATTAATAAAAATGGGACGCTGACTGTAAATGAAGTGATTGATTATCAGTTTGGCGAAGAGTTTAAGCACGGGATTTATAGAGATATTCCTTTGCGTTCAAAAAGGTTTGGATTTGATGTTCATAAGTCTTTTATCAAAATGAATTGGATAAAGAGGGACGGAAAGGATGAAGAATATACAAAAAATCATTTTTATGAAGGAATAAGGTACAGAATAGGTTCCGAAACAGAACTTGTAAATTTGTATAAGACTGAGACCATATATGAGCTGAATTACGATATTTATAATGCTGTGTTTGAAAAAGATGGAATTTATCAAGTGTATTACAATGCTATTGGACAGTTTTGGAATGTTCCTATTGAACAGGCAAGTGTTATTATAAGATTTCCTGATGGGCAAAAAATTAAAAAAAATGAAATTGAAAAGTTGGAAGTTTATACTGGAAGTTATGGAGAAAAAGGTGAAAATTATGACATTTTAGAAAATGATGAGGAAATACACATTTCAACAAAAGAGCTGGAGGCCAAAAATGGGCTTACATTTATGCTAAATTTGAAAACGGATAAAATAAGCCCAACTTTAGTAGATAAGCTAAAAATTGTATATCTTTCCAATCCAGCAATAATAATTTTGCCATTTTTATTGTTATTTTTAACAATATATTCTATTGTAACGTGGAAGTTTTTTGGAAAAGATCCACAAGGGAAATCTGTAATTCCAGAATTTAATTTGCCAAAAGACATTTCTCCAATGTTTGCAGCATATATAAATGGTGAAAGAGACACAGTGGAGATATTAAATGCAGGAATATTTACATTACTTACAAAAGGGTTTATAGTAGCAAATAGAGTTAATGGTGAAATTAAATATAACAAGGAATCCAAAACTGCGTATACACAGGAAACTGAGCTGGCGGAAGAGGAAAGGATGCTGCTTGATGCTCTTTCTTCAGAAAAGAATGATATTTTTGGTAGTGAAAAAAGAATTTATAATAAGGCAAATAGTATCATTGAAATTCTGAAGGATAAGTATCATAAAATAATTTATAAAAATAATGGAAGTTTTTTAGTTCCATTTTATTGTGCAGCTCCTGTTTTTATGATTTTTATATTTTCACAGACAAATTTTGAGATTTTCAATCCTTTTATAATATTGTATATACTTATAACATTAGGCTCATTTTTTCATAGAATTTGGATAACAGTTAGTAAAAAATTGTTAATAGGATTAGTAATTATAGTGATTTTAGGTGTATCTTTTTATCAGGGAATTGAGATTTTTGTTTTTACAACATATTTTGTAATATTGTTTATTGTGTATGCAAAGTTAATTGGTAAATATACAAATGAAGGCTTAAGAAAAAAAGAATATCTGAAAGGTATGAAAATGTATATAAAAACAGCGGAAGAGAATCAGATAAGAAAATTTGACAATGTAAAGGAATTAATCGAATATTTTAATGGAATTTTACCTTTCGCAGTAGCACTTGGAGTAAAAAACGAGGCAATAAAATTAATGAAAAAAACAATAAAAATATACAACTTCGACATAAATGAATCTTATATAAATAGCCATACTCATATATACGCTTATAGTAACCACAGTTTTACGAACGCATTTTCAAGAAGTTACAGCAGTGGCAAATCGAAAATTATGAGTGAAAAATTTAGTTCATCTAAAAGTGGCTCAGGCGGAGGCGGCTTCTTTAGTGGGGGAGGCTTCTCTGGCGGAGGTTCCGGCGGAGGAGGTGGAGGAAGCTGGTAG
- a CDS encoding DUF2207 domain-containing protein, producing the protein MKSFSNRKLNSIFSIMFVFFTLFFLSAKSLIAEKITNYEVTVQMNKNGTLTVNEVIDYEFDGAAKHGIYRDIPLRSKKNGVDIYKSYIKMNSIKRNGISEEYSTKLFDEGIRYRVGSADRFVENGVNRYEFNYVIYNAVFEKNGIYQVYFNAIGQFWQVPIEKAAVNIKFGNGEPVLKNEIRQLDIFTGEYGQSGKDYITNLNNGTVEIKTNKVLEAYNGLSFRLNLKTDNISPTFWDKLQTLYYAHPLIAVGPIIIILLAIYGFVTWYIFGRDVDKKAIVPEFNIPKDISAMYAAYVNGEREPRGILTIGVLSLLSKGYVEADDKEGNGRNVEYTLSNSEKNKPELAEEEKIVFNALSDTGYIFKKERSLYDASNRILKLFEDKYKKKVYRDNSIFNVVFIIGIIIVFMVSATASTGTSGVSDSGFGVVSLIMVASFFGILLNMIFSIINNIYGNNSIFLKIIKWIAVLFFSVIYGVLNFIVIGIIMAMYAVYSKIIGRYTVDGMRKKEYLDGMKMYIKTAEANQIMKFNDVDELVAYFKGILPYAVALGVKNEAVKLMKNTIKLYDFDESTYSYINRGVHFNSYNNFFLSDMISRGYNNAYNEIAEERFSTLRENSRNSSGSGFGGGGFSSGGGFSGGGSGGGGGGSW; encoded by the coding sequence ATGAAGAGTTTTAGCAACCGAAAATTAAACAGTATTTTTTCAATAATGTTTGTATTTTTCACATTATTTTTCTTAAGTGCGAAATCATTAATTGCTGAAAAAATAACGAATTATGAAGTTACAGTTCAGATGAATAAAAATGGGACTTTGACAGTAAATGAAGTGATTGACTATGAATTTGACGGTGCGGCAAAGCACGGGATTTATAGGGATATTCCATTACGTTCAAAGAAAAACGGCGTGGATATTTACAAATCTTATATAAAAATGAATTCAATAAAGAGAAACGGTATTTCTGAAGAATATTCTACGAAACTTTTTGATGAAGGTATTAGATATAGGGTTGGTTCTGCAGACAGATTTGTGGAAAATGGCGTAAATAGATACGAATTTAATTATGTGATTTATAATGCAGTATTTGAAAAAAATGGAATTTATCAGGTTTACTTTAATGCAATTGGTCAATTTTGGCAAGTTCCTATCGAAAAAGCTGCAGTAAATATAAAATTTGGAAATGGAGAACCTGTTTTAAAAAATGAAATTAGGCAATTAGATATTTTTACAGGTGAATATGGACAAAGTGGGAAAGATTATATTACAAATTTGAATAATGGAACTGTTGAAATTAAAACAAATAAGGTTTTAGAGGCATATAATGGATTAAGTTTTCGTCTGAATTTAAAAACAGATAATATAAGCCCAACATTTTGGGATAAATTACAGACACTTTATTATGCTCATCCTTTAATTGCTGTAGGACCGATTATAATAATACTTTTAGCAATTTATGGATTTGTAACGTGGTATATATTTGGAAGAGATGTGGATAAAAAGGCAATTGTTCCTGAATTTAATATACCAAAGGACATTTCAGCCATGTATGCGGCTTATGTCAATGGAGAAAGAGAGCCAAGAGGAATATTGACAATAGGAGTGCTTTCATTACTTTCTAAAGGTTATGTTGAAGCTGATGATAAGGAAGGTAATGGAAGAAATGTAGAATATACATTGTCTAACAGTGAAAAAAACAAGCCTGAATTAGCAGAAGAAGAAAAGATTGTTTTTAATGCTCTTTCTGATACGGGGTATATATTCAAAAAAGAAAGAAGCCTTTACGATGCTTCAAATAGAATATTGAAATTGTTTGAAGATAAATATAAAAAGAAAGTATACAGGGATAATAGCATTTTTAATGTTGTTTTTATTATCGGGATAATAATAGTTTTTATGGTCTCAGCAACTGCAAGTACTGGAACATCAGGTGTATCTGACAGCGGTTTTGGAGTAGTCTCTTTAATTATGGTTGCTAGTTTTTTTGGAATACTTTTAAATATGATTTTTTCAATTATAAATAATATTTATGGAAATAATAGCATATTTTTAAAAATTATTAAGTGGATAGCGGTATTATTCTTTTCAGTAATCTATGGAGTTTTAAATTTCATTGTAATTGGAATAATTATGGCAATGTATGCTGTTTATTCAAAAATAATTGGAAGATATACTGTTGATGGAATGAGAAAAAAAGAATACTTGGATGGCATGAAAATGTACATAAAGACTGCTGAAGCAAATCAGATTATGAAATTTAACGATGTAGATGAGCTGGTAGCCTATTTTAAAGGAATATTGCCTTATGCAGTAGCTCTTGGTGTAAAAAATGAAGCAGTAAAACTTATGAAGAATACAATAAAACTTTATGATTTTGATGAAAGTACATATTCTTACATAAATAGAGGAGTACATTTTAATTCATACAATAATTTCTTTTTATCAGATATGATTTCAAGAGGTTATAACAATGCATACAATGAAATAGCAGAAGAAAGATTTAGCACTTTGAGAGAAAACTCTAGAAATTCGAGCGGAAGCGGTTTTGGCGGAGGCGGATTCTCAAGTGGTGGAGGCTTCTCTGGCGGAGGTTCTGGCGGGGGAGGTGGAGGAAGCTGGTAG
- a CDS encoding LemA family protein yields MSIVFILIGILVVLVVIGMGIYNKYIRLKNLNEEGWSGIGVYLQKRLDLIPNLVNTVKGYATHEKETLENVVKLRSQMMSIDTKDIDNIEKIQKLENEMTKTLRSIMMLQENYPDLKANENFLSLQSQLTQIETEIQSSRKYYNGTARDRNTFVETFPNNIFGGIFGFKKAEFFNAVEGAEKAPEVKF; encoded by the coding sequence ATGAGTATTGTATTTATTTTAATAGGAATTTTGGTAGTTTTGGTTGTAATCGGAATGGGAATTTATAATAAATATATTAGACTAAAAAATCTGAATGAGGAAGGTTGGAGTGGAATAGGCGTATATTTGCAAAAAAGACTGGATTTGATACCAAATCTTGTTAATACTGTTAAAGGTTATGCAACACATGAAAAAGAAACGCTGGAAAATGTGGTAAAATTAAGAAGTCAAATGATGTCGATTGATACAAAGGATATTGATAATATTGAAAAAATTCAAAAACTTGAAAACGAAATGACAAAAACGTTAAGATCAATAATGATGTTACAGGAAAATTATCCAGACTTGAAGGCAAATGAAAACTTTTTGAGCCTGCAATCTCAATTGACTCAAATAGAAACAGAAATTCAAAGTTCAAGAAAATATTATAACGGAACAGCAAGAGACAGAAATACTTTCGTGGAAACTTTTCCAAATAATATTTTTGGTGGAATTTTTGGATTTAAAAAAGCTGAGTTCTTTAATGCTGTGGAAGGAGCAGAAAAAGCTCCAGAAGTTAAGTTTTAA
- a CDS encoding DUF2339 domain-containing protein yields MINKLKELENLENKYKEIGRINSEIESIIANIKNEVGISREKELLEENERLAKDLKTFHEKMKVREEEIGRLKNSNAVLIEELKEAKKVRRNGEIDKFQNILAEKMNVELESGVTRRLSNYAEKMKRKVKMLERNLSHEFSDEADSLRDELKKINEKIGNFLEKSNRKTFENKVFLQEESSVFHNKIKEETALKEGKFLFEREKKRFVFEKLIGLKGFNFLGIISIFLGVFLVFRTQFAKILANNYVKSSASYLLGMFFLFAGEKFYQKNKKHFAVGLIGGGIGILYLTTLLSTLYLKLYPMTAGLFISVILTELVVILSLRYDSQIIGVLSLIGGYLPYGAYIWVNKSNVQIYYVLAYSLILQGIVLGVSWKKDWIYSKIFGFVTGVVNMTGLIYYLNHSIHDKIMAFFYIVIFTTAYSFIFLNSHKKENRQSNIIDYVFLSLNLIIKFSLIYSLFDKTTPSWLKAVLVGTVGIIYGFFGDRLKDNKVAKIFYIVALGSFILIIPLIVPEKFVVVAWGAETALLYFFYRKYKNKEIRYGTIAIYLVSLVSNLIVREEKYLLVYIQDLMIILFSFVLYFLIKQKSYKTEVRILNGIFKYLIFTYSIFFINKVVFNIVTSFEAINYGKDVLFGVLFSLFILRTVTYKIKRLQDSFSLKFLVIIEIIYLLFINMINFILYISGWSWNIQEEKIPISYPLSLILLIFVNFYLFMVAKNDIHLCFFKKNEKKPLWILEESIYFLCVANIILRIYEQSNMLFLGAGLALDIVGLLLCGYLVWKGFRVPNRNVRRIGLGIGIFFVAKSFLWDFLRFDNSYKLIAYFSMGAILIGTSYIYQTALKKLEQEVKESLSGTDFGKGEKNEENN; encoded by the coding sequence ATGATTAACAAACTAAAAGAATTGGAAAATCTTGAGAATAAGTATAAGGAAATTGGGAGAATAAATTCGGAGATAGAATCAATAATTGCAAATATAAAAAATGAGGTTGGAATAAGCAGGGAAAAGGAACTATTGGAAGAGAATGAAAGGCTGGCGAAAGATTTAAAGACATTTCATGAAAAGATGAAAGTTAGGGAAGAGGAAATTGGAAGGCTTAAAAATAGTAATGCAGTGCTTATTGAGGAATTGAAGGAAGCGAAAAAGGTTAGGAGAAATGGTGAGATTGATAAGTTTCAGAATATTTTGGCGGAGAAGATGAATGTGGAATTGGAAAGTGGAGTGACTAGAAGGCTTTCTAATTATGCAGAGAAAATGAAGAGAAAAGTCAAAATGCTGGAAAGAAATCTTTCTCATGAATTTTCAGATGAAGCTGATTCATTAAGAGATGAACTCAAAAAAATTAATGAAAAAATTGGTAATTTTTTAGAGAAAAGTAATAGAAAAACTTTTGAAAATAAGGTATTTCTTCAAGAGGAATCTTCAGTTTTTCATAATAAGATAAAAGAAGAAACGGCTTTGAAGGAGGGGAAATTTCTTTTCGAAAGAGAGAAAAAAAGATTTGTATTTGAAAAACTTATTGGACTTAAAGGATTTAACTTTTTAGGGATAATATCAATCTTTTTGGGAGTTTTTTTGGTATTTCGGACGCAGTTTGCAAAAATTTTGGCAAATAATTATGTAAAAAGTTCGGCTTCGTATTTGCTTGGGATGTTTTTTCTTTTTGCTGGAGAAAAATTTTATCAGAAAAATAAAAAGCATTTTGCAGTTGGGCTGATTGGCGGTGGAATTGGTATTCTTTATTTGACTACGCTTCTTTCTACGTTATATCTCAAACTTTATCCAATGACAGCGGGACTTTTTATATCGGTAATACTGACAGAGCTGGTTGTGATTCTTTCATTGCGATATGATAGCCAGATAATTGGAGTATTGTCGCTGATAGGAGGCTATCTTCCATACGGAGCTTATATTTGGGTGAATAAGAGCAATGTCCAGATTTATTATGTTTTGGCATATTCTTTGATTTTGCAGGGAATTGTGCTTGGAGTTTCTTGGAAAAAGGACTGGATATACAGCAAGATTTTTGGATTTGTTACAGGTGTAGTGAATATGACGGGGCTGATTTATTACTTAAATCACAGTATTCATGATAAGATTATGGCATTTTTCTACATCGTAATTTTCACAACAGCATACAGTTTCATTTTCCTAAATTCTCACAAAAAAGAAAATCGTCAAAGCAACATAATCGACTATGTATTTCTAAGTTTAAATCTAATTATAAAATTTTCATTGATTTACAGCCTGTTTGACAAGACAACCCCAAGTTGGCTAAAAGCGGTATTAGTTGGAACAGTCGGAATAATTTACGGATTTTTTGGCGACAGGCTCAAGGACAACAAAGTTGCAAAAATCTTTTATATAGTTGCATTAGGAAGTTTTATCCTGATTATCCCGTTAATTGTGCCAGAAAAATTTGTTGTGGTTGCGTGGGGTGCTGAGACTGCACTTTTATATTTCTTTTATAGAAAATATAAAAATAAAGAAATCCGATATGGAACGATTGCGATTTATCTAGTTTCACTGGTAAGTAATTTGATTGTACGGGAAGAAAAATATTTGCTTGTGTATATTCAAGATTTGATGATAATATTATTTTCATTTGTGCTTTATTTCCTGATAAAACAAAAAAGCTACAAGACAGAAGTTAGGATTTTAAATGGAATATTTAAATATCTGATTTTTACATATTCAATATTTTTTATAAATAAAGTTGTTTTTAATATTGTCACTTCATTCGAAGCGATAAATTATGGTAAAGATGTATTGTTTGGCGTATTATTTTCACTTTTTATTTTAAGAACGGTAACGTATAAAATAAAGAGATTGCAGGATAGTTTTAGCTTGAAATTTTTAGTAATAATTGAAATAATTTATTTACTATTCATAAATATGATTAATTTTATCTTATATATCTCTGGTTGGAGCTGGAATATACAAGAAGAGAAAATTCCAATAAGTTATCCGCTATCTTTAATTTTATTAATTTTTGTAAATTTTTATTTATTTATGGTTGCTAAAAATGATATTCATTTATGCTTTTTCAAAAAAAATGAGAAAAAACCATTGTGGATACTCGAAGAATCAATATATTTCCTTTGTGTAGCAAATATTATTTTACGAATATACGAACAGTCAAATATGCTATTTTTAGGAGCTGGACTAGCTTTGGATATAGTTGGATTGCTATTATGTGGATACTTAGTCTGGAAAGGATTTAGAGTGCCGAATAGGAATGTTAGAAGAATTGGGCTTGGAATAGGAATATTTTTTGTGGCAAAAAGTTTTTTATGGGATTTCTTACGATTTGATAATTCCTATAAGTTGATTGCTTACTTTAGTATGGGGGCTATTTTGATTGGAACTTCCTATATTTATCAGACGGCTTTGAAGAAGTTGGAGCAGGAAGTGAAAGAGAGTTTGAGTGGCACGGATTTTGGGAAAGGTGAGAAAAATGAAGAAAATAACTAA